One stretch of Daphnia pulicaria isolate SC F1-1A chromosome 8, SC_F0-13Bv2, whole genome shotgun sequence DNA includes these proteins:
- the LOC124352541 gene encoding uncharacterized protein LOC124352541 produces the protein MEQKALVFPSVLVVLLVVAIAPTLVVGHGMMLSPPQRSSMFRLGFKVPPNYNDNGLNCGGFGVQYNDINKGRCGECGDEWSLPRPRPNDEGGQYGTGIKGKTYYQGSIIDITVNISSNHKGYFEFRLCPKSSASELVTQECLNANLLKMTDDTTRFYLPSQESKPYFPRVKLPAGLICENCVLQWLYNTGNSWGVCANGTGALGCGNQETFVNCADISILP, from the exons ATGGAACAGAAAGCTTTAGTATTTCCATCAGTTTTGGTCGTTTTGCTGGTGGTAGCGATTGCTCCAACACTCGTAGTCGGTCATGGGATGATGCTGAGTCCACCGCAACGATCATCGATGTTTAGGCTTGGCTTTAAAGTACCTCCTAACTACAACGACAACGGTCTAAATTGCGGAGGATTCGGG GTTCAATATAATGACATTAATAAAGGGCGATGCGGGGAATGCGGAGACGAATGGAGTTTACCCCGTCCAAGACCCAACGACGAAGGAGGTCAATACGGCACAGGAATTAAAGGGAAAACTTATTACCAAGGATCA ATTATTGACATTACAGTTAACATATCGTCGAATCACAAGGGATATTTCGAGTTTCGATTATGCCCAAAGAGTTCGGCCAGCGAATTAGTTACGCAAGAGTGTCTAAACGCCAACTTGCTGAAAATGACCGATGACACGACAAGGTTTTACCTTCCATCTCAAGAGTCGAAACCTTACTTTCCCAGAGTTAAACTGCCTGCTGGGTTGATTTGCGAAAATTGTGTGCTACAATGGCTGTATAATACAG GAAATTCGTGGGGCGTATGCGCAAATGGGACTGGTGCACTTGGATGTGGCAATCAGGAGACGTTTGTCAACTGCGCTGATATAAGCATATTACCCTAG
- the LOC124352577 gene encoding ribokinase-like: MEKHSTQVVVVGSFMSDVVTYVNRLPNGGETIIGSQLVLCCGGKGANQCVTAARLGAKTSMVGKLGKDSFGEEHLKTMTTEGVDTTHITFTDEALTGVGQLTVLPDGKNRVITVSGANAYLTVDDIISAKTMISTAQVMLCENQIEKETALAALQMANDLGVLTILNAAPACSDLDAKFFKLSDIFCVNETEAEVTSGLPVRSLDEAAASARCLLEKGCKNHVLITLGDQGAVLLSRQDANKPVHIKTPNVSAIDTTGAGDCFLGALAFFLATRPELSLVKAIEYACVVSSVSVQRNGTQPSFPKWNELSELFPL, from the exons atggaaaaacattcaacccaggttgttgttgtgggctCCTTCATGTCTGATGTTGTCAC gtatGTAAACCGTTTGCCAAATGGAGGAGAAACAATTATTGGAAGCCAACTAGTTTTGTGCTGTGGTGGTAAAGGAGCAAATCAGTGTGTCACTGCTGCTCGTTTAGGTGCTAAAACATCTATGGTTGGAAAG tTAGGAAAAGATTCTTTTGGAGAAGAGCACTTGAAAACCATGACAACTGAGGGGGTAGACACAACTCACATAACTTTCACAGATGAAGCATTGACAGGTGTAGGTCAGCTGACTGTTTTACCCGATGGAAAAAATAGAGTGATCACCGTAAGCGGAGCTAATGCATACCTGACCGTCGACGATATTATATCCGCAAAGACGATGATTTCTACTGCCCAAGTGATGTTGtgtgaaaatcaaattgaaaaggaGACAGCGCTAGCTGCTCTTCAGATGGCGAATGATTTGGGAG TTCTAACAATACTGAATGCTGCACCTGCCTGTTCTGATTTGGATGCAAAGTTTTTTAAGCTCAGTGACATATTTTGTGTCAATGAAACTGAG GCTGAAGTAACGAGTGGACTTCCAGTTCGATCTTTAGACGAAGCTGCTGCTTCAGCAAGGTGTTTGTTGGAGAAAGGTTGTAAGAATCACGTACTGATTACACTGGGAGATCAAGGCGCTGTTTTGTTGTCTAGACAAGATGCGAATAAACCTGTTCATATAAAGACGCCTAACGTGTCTGCGATTGACACCACT GGAGCTGGAGACTGTTTTCTAGGAGCATTGGCGTTTTTCCTTGCAACGCGCCCGGAACTTTCTCTCGTTAAAGCAATAGAATATGCCTGTGTTGTATCTTCAGTGAGCGTACAACGTAATGGGACTCAACCTAGCTTCCCCAAATGGAATGAATTGTCTGAATTATTTCCTCTTTAA